GTCCTTGAATCCCTCGCGGCGGAAGGTGACCTCCAACGGGCGCTGCAAACGCAACTCGAAGCGTCCCTCCGCGTTGGTTGCGCCCAGGAACGTGGAGTCGGGCGAGAAGACCCGTGCTCTGGCCAGCGCATGGTCGCTGGCGCCATCCACCACCGTGCCCAAAACGTTGACTTCCGCCAAGGCCAGGGTGGGGATCGCGAGGAGAAACGTCCAGAGTCTGTTGTGAAGGCGCATAGACCTAGGAAAATGCATTTCTGGTTTCCGAGTGTCCGCTTCCTGGAAATTTCCCTCGAATTGGCCAGCGATGGCATCGCCAAATCGGTATTCAAGGGAACATGATCTTTCTCACTCTGCTCCAGGTCGTCCTCACGACTGTGGGGACCGCTGCGGTTGCTCCCGAAATTCGCATCAACCATCTGGGATATGAGGCGACAGGCCCCAAGGCCGCTGTGGTCCTGGCCAACGCCGCCACGGCGGGGGATGCATTCCAGCTCCTCGATGCTGGCGGGGGCGTGGTGTTCTCCGGGGAGCTTTCCAGCGCACAGACGGTACCAGGTTGGAAAAACGGGCCCTGGCGGGTGGCGGACTTCTCCGCGCTGACCTCGCCGGGCAAGTACACGCTCCGACTGATGCCGTCCGGTCTGGAGTCCGATCCATTCGGTATCGATACGGGTCGACTGCTGGCCATCGCGGGCCCCGCCGTGGTCGGCTTCTTCAACGGCATGCGCAATACGGATGCGGGCGATCGCAAAATCGGGTACCAGGGAGAATCCACACGGGGCGAACGCGATGTCTACGGGGGGTGGTGGGATGCCACAGGCGACGCGGGGAAGTACCTGAGCCATCTCAGTTACGCGAACTTCATGAATCCCCAGCAGATCCCGATGGTGGTCTGGTCCCTGTTGCGGTCTCAATTGTTGGCGCCTCGCGGGACCACGGGCTTTCGCAAGGAGGCCAACGAAGAAGCCGCCTGGGGTGCCGACTACCTCTTGCGGGTGCAGGATCCTGCCGGCTACTTCTACATCAACGTTTTTGATCGTTGGGGAGCCGACCCGCGCAAGATCTGCGCCTGGACAGGAAATGCCACCGCGCAGGGCACCATGACTTCCGACTACCAGGCCGCCTGGCGCGAAGGGGGAGGCATGAGCATCGCCGCACTCGCCTTGACCGCTCGCTTGGGGATCCATGGAGATTCCTCTTCGGAGCAATACCTCGCCGGTGCCATCCGCGGTTGGGCGCACCTTTCCGAAAAGCGTGGCCGATACGCCGACGACGGTCGCGAAAACCTGATCGACCACTATTGCGCGTTGCTGGCCGCCATCGAGCTGCACCTGGCCACCAGCGAGCCCTCCTATCTGGAAGCCGCCGCCGCGCGCGCCGACAGCATCGTGGCTCGTCAAACCGCCGAAGGCTGGATGGTGAGCGATGCCGGTGCGCGGCCCTTTTTCCATGGCGTGGACGAAGGCCTGCCCCTGGTGGCGCTATGGGCCTACCTGAACATGGACGGCGCCTCCCCGACGGCCACCCGCGTGCGCCAGTGTCTGGCCAAGTCGGTGGCGTGGTACCACACGCTTTCGCGCGGTACCAACAACCCGTTCCTCTACCCGAAGATGTACGTGCCTGTGGCGCCGGTCGCGGGGCCTTCCGGCTCCGGCAACATCGCCAAGGGGAAAAGGGCCTTCGCGACCACGGTGGAAGGATCCGGAAGGGAGGCGGACAAGGCCGTGGACGGGGTGGATGGCGCCTCCAGCCGTTGGGCTTCGATCATCGAACGCAACAAGGCGGTGGACGAATCCCGTCAAGCACTCGTGGTGGATCTGGCCGACAAGCATCTGATCCAGTCGATTTCCGTCAGTTGGGAAGTGGCCAAGGCGGTGAAATATTCCGTCTATGTGGCGGAGGACACGTCCAACTGGGTGTTGGTCAAAACCATCCTGGACAGCTCCAACACGACCACCCACAAGATGAACATCGACGACTCCCTCTGGGCGCGCTGGGTGAAGGTTTCCTGCGAACGGCGGGTGAAGATCGATTGGGGGTATTCCATCCAGGAATTGACCGTGTTGGGACAAAAGGAGTTCCAGCCGGTCCAGCAGGTTCCCGCCAAGGCGAGCTTCTTCATGCCGCACAAGAACGAAACCGACTACTGGTGGCAGGGCGAAAACGCCAGGTTGGGATCGATGGCCGCGGGGCTCTTGCTGGCGCGCCACGCGACGGATCCCCTTTGGAGATTCGGAGCGGATTCCTTCTCCCGGGA
This DNA window, taken from Fibrobacterota bacterium, encodes the following:
- a CDS encoding glycoside hydrolase family 9 protein, with translation MIFLTLLQVVLTTVGTAAVAPEIRINHLGYEATGPKAAVVLANAATAGDAFQLLDAGGGVVFSGELSSAQTVPGWKNGPWRVADFSALTSPGKYTLRLMPSGLESDPFGIDTGRLLAIAGPAVVGFFNGMRNTDAGDRKIGYQGESTRGERDVYGGWWDATGDAGKYLSHLSYANFMNPQQIPMVVWSLLRSQLLAPRGTTGFRKEANEEAAWGADYLLRVQDPAGYFYINVFDRWGADPRKICAWTGNATAQGTMTSDYQAAWREGGGMSIAALALTARLGIHGDSSSEQYLAGAIRGWAHLSEKRGRYADDGRENLIDHYCALLAAIELHLATSEPSYLEAAAARADSIVARQTAEGWMVSDAGARPFFHGVDEGLPLVALWAYLNMDGASPTATRVRQCLAKSVAWYHTLSRGTNNPFLYPKMYVPVAPVAGPSGSGNIAKGKRAFATTVEGSGREADKAVDGVDGASSRWASIIERNKAVDESRQALVVDLADKHLIQSISVSWEVAKAVKYSVYVAEDTSNWVLVKTILDSSNTTTHKMNIDDSLWARWVKVSCERRVKIDWGYSIQELTVLGQKEFQPVQQVPAKASFFMPHKNETDYWWQGENARLGSMAAGLLLARHATDPLWRFGADSFSREAVAPLDWVAGKNSENVNFVYGVEGGTYAAYFAGKGKNTVGGICNGITAVSDTDLTPVFKNDGGADNWRWVEQWLPHDAWFLMGVAAVQHVQEFPEGSATAPKPRKLDGFRLRVQPGRIEAIGKTKASWMLRSIDGRVVARSEGVSAVFAPGRGLWLLEQLGPQGRLSQTVVVP